The following proteins come from a genomic window of Hymenobacter canadensis:
- a CDS encoding class I SAM-dependent methyltransferase, with protein sequence MLHILPDSGFDRVAAFYDPLARLVYGRALQAAQQAALIAGLPAGTPRVLIIGGGTGWVLAEVLRLRPQAQVLYLEASPRMLARARRQVPADAAAHVEFRLGTEAALDPSERFEVIVTFFLLDLFEPGRLRQLVARLHHARQPSAPWLLADFAAPRIWWQRGLLTAMYGFFRATTGISARRLPPIHQELKRLGLQPGQEQRFFGGMVEAVVWQ encoded by the coding sequence ATGCTACATATTCTTCCGGATTCCGGTTTCGATCGGGTAGCCGCTTTCTACGACCCGCTGGCGCGGCTGGTGTACGGCCGGGCGCTGCAGGCGGCGCAGCAGGCGGCGCTGATAGCCGGTTTGCCCGCCGGTACGCCGCGGGTGCTTATCATCGGGGGCGGCACGGGCTGGGTGCTGGCCGAGGTGCTGCGGCTGCGGCCCCAGGCGCAGGTGCTCTACCTGGAAGCCTCGCCCCGGATGCTGGCCCGCGCGCGGCGGCAGGTGCCCGCCGACGCCGCCGCGCATGTGGAATTCCGGTTGGGCACGGAGGCCGCGCTGGACCCGTCAGAGAGGTTTGAGGTAATCGTCACGTTTTTTCTGCTGGATTTATTTGAGCCCGGGCGGCTGCGGCAGCTGGTGGCCCGCCTGCACCACGCCCGCCAGCCCAGCGCCCCCTGGCTGCTGGCCGACTTTGCGGCGCCCCGCATCTGGTGGCAGCGCGGGCTGCTGACAGCTATGTACGGCTTCTTTCGAGCCACTACCGGCATCAGCGCCCGCCGTTTGCCGCCTATTCATCAGGAGCTAAAGCGGCTAGGCTTGCAACCGGGGCAGGAACAGCGCTTTTTTGGCGGGATGGTGGAAGCCGTGGTGTGGCAGTGA
- a CDS encoding M61 family metallopeptidase, with amino-acid sequence MQKFAALLFLALPLTLARPAAAQAPVAYQVAFPNAAHHEARITATFRELPAGPLQVRMARSSPGRYALHEFAKNVYDVQAIDSKGKVLTVTHPDPYGWDVPGHDGTVVFTYTLFGDRTDGTYAGIDARHAHLNMPATLAYAPALAQRPAQVQFAMPATWTVASQLQPDAAGTTWQAPNLQYLMDSPTSLGEQQVRTWQEGGRTIELKVLHDGTAAELDAYTANTKKVVKEAAAIFGGLPEYDFGRYTFVANYLPQTSGDGMEHRNSTSLTSRRPLRGPEAIDNLGTVAHEFFHSWNVERLRPQDLEPFDFQRANMSNSLWFAEGFTQYYGELLLRRAGVYTDEEYCKEALTGIVDAMLSMPGPKRYSPVHMSQQAPFVDAAAAIDPNNRSNTYLSYYYIGAANALALDLELRQRYRTDLDTYMRTLWQQHGAQQNYAPAKPYTLRDLQRVLGEVTRDTTFAGQFFRQHITGHELPKYDELLASAGLLVRRAHPGQATLGARLQFNPADSSATLGTTLLGSPLYLAGLDREDVLLKLEGQKLTGNPQVQKLLATHKPGDVLQVEVRARDGKRTVPVTLQESTDLEVVLNDKATRKQLAFRKAWLSGKAK; translated from the coding sequence ATGCAAAAATTTGCCGCTCTGCTTTTCCTGGCGTTGCCGCTAACCCTGGCCCGGCCGGCTGCCGCGCAGGCGCCTGTCGCCTATCAGGTGGCCTTTCCGAACGCCGCGCATCATGAGGCCCGCATTACGGCCACGTTTCGGGAGCTGCCCGCCGGTCCGCTGCAGGTGCGCATGGCCCGCTCGTCGCCGGGCCGCTACGCGCTGCACGAATTCGCCAAGAACGTGTATGATGTGCAGGCCATCGACTCGAAAGGGAAAGTTCTGACCGTGACGCACCCCGACCCCTACGGCTGGGACGTGCCCGGCCACGACGGCACAGTGGTGTTCACCTACACCCTGTTCGGCGACCGGACCGACGGCACCTACGCCGGCATTGATGCCCGCCACGCCCACCTCAACATGCCCGCTACGCTGGCCTACGCCCCCGCGCTGGCGCAGCGGCCGGCGCAGGTGCAGTTTGCCATGCCCGCCACCTGGACGGTAGCCAGCCAGCTGCAGCCCGATGCCGCCGGCACCACCTGGCAGGCGCCCAACCTGCAGTACCTCATGGATTCGCCTACTTCTTTGGGCGAGCAGCAGGTGCGCACCTGGCAGGAAGGCGGCCGCACCATCGAGCTGAAGGTACTGCACGATGGCACCGCAGCCGAGCTGGACGCCTACACCGCCAACACCAAAAAAGTGGTGAAGGAAGCCGCCGCCATCTTCGGCGGCCTGCCGGAGTACGACTTCGGCCGCTACACCTTCGTGGCCAACTACCTGCCCCAGACCAGCGGCGACGGCATGGAGCACCGCAACTCCACCTCCCTGACCAGCCGCCGCCCGCTGCGCGGCCCCGAGGCCATCGACAACCTGGGCACCGTGGCGCACGAGTTTTTCCATAGCTGGAACGTGGAGCGCCTGCGCCCGCAGGATTTGGAGCCGTTTGATTTTCAGCGGGCCAACATGAGCAACAGCCTGTGGTTTGCCGAGGGCTTCACCCAATACTACGGTGAGCTGCTACTACGCCGCGCCGGCGTGTACACCGACGAGGAATATTGCAAAGAGGCCCTAACCGGCATCGTGGATGCCATGCTTAGCATGCCGGGCCCCAAGCGGTACTCGCCGGTGCACATGAGCCAGCAGGCACCGTTCGTGGATGCCGCCGCCGCCATCGACCCCAACAACCGCTCGAACACCTACCTGAGCTACTACTACATCGGAGCGGCCAATGCGCTGGCCCTAGACCTGGAGCTGCGCCAGCGCTACCGCACCGACCTCGACACGTATATGCGCACGCTCTGGCAGCAGCACGGCGCTCAGCAGAACTACGCCCCCGCCAAGCCCTACACCCTGCGCGACCTGCAGCGGGTGCTAGGCGAAGTCACCCGCGACACCACGTTTGCGGGCCAGTTCTTCCGCCAGCACATCACCGGCCACGAGCTGCCGAAGTACGACGAGCTGCTGGCCTCGGCCGGATTGCTGGTGCGCCGCGCCCACCCCGGCCAGGCCACGCTGGGCGCCCGCCTGCAGTTCAACCCTGCCGACAGCAGCGCCACGCTGGGCACCACGCTGCTCGGCAGCCCGCTCTATCTGGCCGGCCTCGACCGGGAAGATGTGCTGCTGAAGCTGGAAGGCCAGAAGCTGACCGGCAACCCGCAGGTGCAGAAGCTACTGGCCACCCACAAGCCCGGCGACGTGCTGCAGGTGGAAGTGCGCGCCCGCGACGGCAAACGCACAGTGCCGGTCACGCTGCAGGAAAGTACCGATCTGGAAGTAGTGCTCAATGACAAGGCCACCCGCAAGCAGCTGGCCTTCCGCAAAGCCTGGCTGAGCGGCAAGGCGAAGTAG
- a CDS encoding DUF4239 domain-containing protein, with the protein MASASSWEASFYPVDSSLQYMLWMYEMPTWLLALCIMGATVLVSLVGLYFTHRRLHGSAAAALIDNGTVGWFFSGVTVLYGLTLGLLTVATWQNYSDASAIASQEAASLAVLYRDLSGYPDSTAQPLQAQLRDYTEFIVQKSWPAQRRGMANDTERIVLTRFQLQLLRTEVRTMSQQVLHGEAIETFNRLVELRRQRIESISSGVPGVLWAAVLLGAVITIAFSYCFVVEDLRFHALLTSLLALMVGIMIFLIAALDHPYLGDVSVTPDAYQVVLDKVMVPLSATL; encoded by the coding sequence ATGGCTTCTGCTTCTTCCTGGGAAGCTTCCTTCTATCCCGTTGACTCTTCCCTGCAGTATATGCTTTGGATGTACGAAATGCCTACCTGGCTGCTGGCACTCTGTATCATGGGTGCCACCGTGCTGGTTTCGCTGGTTGGCCTGTATTTCACGCACCGGCGCCTGCATGGCAGCGCCGCCGCGGCCCTCATCGACAATGGGACGGTGGGCTGGTTCTTTTCGGGCGTAACAGTGCTCTACGGCCTCACGCTGGGTTTGCTCACGGTGGCCACGTGGCAAAACTACTCCGACGCTTCCGCCATTGCCTCGCAGGAGGCCGCCTCCCTGGCGGTGCTCTACCGCGACCTGAGTGGCTACCCCGACAGCACCGCTCAGCCCTTGCAGGCCCAGTTGCGCGACTACACCGAGTTCATCGTGCAGAAATCGTGGCCGGCCCAGCGCCGAGGCATGGCCAACGACACCGAGCGCATTGTACTTACCCGGTTTCAGCTGCAGCTGCTGCGTACCGAGGTGCGCACCATGAGCCAGCAGGTGCTGCACGGCGAGGCCATCGAAACCTTCAACCGGCTGGTGGAATTGCGGCGGCAGCGGATTGAGAGCATCAGCTCGGGTGTGCCGGGCGTGCTGTGGGCCGCGGTGCTGCTGGGGGCCGTCATCACCATTGCGTTTTCCTACTGCTTCGTGGTGGAAGACCTGCGGTTTCACGCCCTGCTGACCAGCCTGCTGGCGCTGATGGTTGGCATCATGATTTTCCTGATTGCCGCCCTCGACCACCCGTACCTCGGCGACGTGAGCGTCACGCCTGATGCCTACCAGGTGGTGCTGGACAAGGTGATGGTGCCCCTTTCCGCCACGCTCTGA
- a CDS encoding sodium:solute symporter, with amino-acid sequence MSPTLILSLIAGYFVVLIIISILTSRKATSESFFIANRNAPWYMVAFAMIGTSLSGVTFISIPGMVATQSWSYMAVVLGYIVGYLVIGTVLMPLYYRLRLVSIYTYLEQRFGFWSYKTGAFFFLISRAVGAAFRLFLVAGVLQLAVFDGLGVPFAVTVTVSIFLIYLYTFRGGLKTILWTDTFQTMAMLVCVGVSIYLMADELNLGFAGLVKTVKESSMSQIYFSDPKDDKFFWKQFASGAFITIVMTGLDQDLMQKNLSCRNLADAQKNMFWFTIAIVVVNVFFLSLGVLLYQYAAAKGIALPINPVTGKIIGDNVFPLLATGHFTLFAGIVFILGIIAVTYASADSALTALTTSFCVDMLNIKQYEEKKQTRVRQLTHFGFSLVLIVIILIFRAINDQSVITAVFKAAGYTYGPLLGLYSFGLFMSRGLHDRLVPAVCVAAPLVTWFINANSKAWWGYEFGFEILILNGLLTFLGLLAVSRPRAAAELNPAL; translated from the coding sequence ATGTCTCCTACTCTGATCCTGAGCCTGATTGCGGGCTACTTTGTCGTTCTCATTATTATTTCGATTCTCACGTCGCGCAAGGCCACGAGTGAGTCGTTCTTTATTGCCAACCGCAACGCGCCCTGGTACATGGTGGCGTTTGCCATGATTGGCACCTCGCTGTCGGGCGTCACGTTCATTTCCATTCCGGGCATGGTGGCCACGCAGAGCTGGAGCTACATGGCCGTGGTGCTGGGCTACATTGTGGGTTACCTCGTGATTGGTACCGTGCTGATGCCGCTCTACTACCGGCTGCGGCTCGTGAGCATCTACACCTATCTGGAGCAGCGGTTTGGGTTCTGGAGCTACAAAACCGGGGCGTTTTTCTTCCTGATTTCCCGGGCCGTGGGGGCGGCGTTCCGGCTATTTCTGGTGGCAGGCGTGCTGCAGCTGGCCGTGTTCGACGGGCTGGGTGTGCCGTTTGCCGTCACCGTCACGGTCAGCATCTTCCTGATTTACCTTTACACCTTCCGCGGTGGCCTCAAAACCATCCTCTGGACCGATACTTTCCAGACCATGGCCATGCTCGTGTGCGTGGGCGTGAGCATCTACCTGATGGCCGATGAGCTGAACCTGGGCTTTGCCGGGCTGGTGAAAACGGTGAAGGAAAGCAGCATGTCACAGATCTACTTCTCCGACCCCAAAGACGATAAGTTCTTCTGGAAGCAGTTCGCCTCGGGCGCCTTCATCACCATCGTCATGACCGGCCTCGACCAGGACCTAATGCAAAAGAATCTGAGCTGCCGTAACCTGGCCGACGCCCAGAAAAACATGTTCTGGTTCACGATTGCCATTGTGGTGGTGAACGTGTTTTTCCTGTCGCTGGGCGTGCTGCTCTACCAATACGCGGCCGCCAAGGGCATTGCGCTGCCCATCAACCCGGTCACCGGCAAAATCATCGGCGACAACGTGTTTCCGCTGCTGGCGACCGGCCACTTCACGCTGTTTGCGGGCATCGTGTTCATCCTGGGCATTATTGCCGTTACGTACGCTTCTGCCGACTCGGCCCTGACGGCCCTCACCACCTCGTTCTGCGTGGATATGCTCAATATCAAGCAATACGAGGAGAAAAAGCAGACCCGCGTGCGGCAGCTTACGCACTTCGGCTTCTCGCTGGTGCTCATCGTCATCATCCTGATTTTCCGCGCCATCAACGACCAGAGCGTCATTACGGCCGTGTTTAAGGCAGCCGGCTACACCTACGGGCCGCTGCTGGGGCTGTACTCCTTCGGGCTGTTTATGAGCCGCGGCCTGCACGATCGGCTGGTGCCGGCCGTGTGCGTGGCCGCCCCGCTCGTTACGTGGTTCATCAATGCCAACTCCAAGGCCTGGTGGGGCTATGAGTTCGGGTTCGAGATTCTGATTCTTAACGGCCTGCTCACGTTCCTGGGGCTGCTGGCCGTTTCGCGCCCCCGCGCCGCCGCCGAATTGAACCCTGCTTTATAA
- a CDS encoding phosphatase PAP2 family protein: protein MKNLRQSVLRARLLALLSFLTLEILLVSGVFLASLGLFFYLTRVVFSAHSLTFDNWAIGQANALRTAWPPVTNSALFVTFFASFPFLVVAAVLLPAALRWQGRKREALEVFLAVAGASLFNQLLKTYFHRPRPATALLPQPGLSFPSGHAMIGMALYGCLAWLLWRHGRHPAWAGLLVLWAVLIGFTRIYLQVHYATDVLAGFAAGLLWLILLRTALRLYWREEQQVLK from the coding sequence GTGAAAAACCTGCGTCAATCCGTGCTCCGTGCCCGTTTGCTTGCGCTGCTCAGCTTCCTGACGCTGGAAATACTGCTGGTGAGTGGGGTGTTTCTGGCGTCGCTGGGGCTGTTTTTCTACCTCACGCGGGTCGTGTTCAGTGCCCATTCGCTCACCTTCGACAACTGGGCCATCGGGCAGGCTAATGCGTTGCGGACTGCTTGGCCGCCGGTTACCAATTCGGCCCTGTTCGTGACCTTTTTCGCGTCCTTTCCCTTTCTGGTGGTGGCCGCTGTGCTGCTGCCCGCGGCGCTGCGGTGGCAGGGGCGGAAGCGGGAGGCCCTGGAAGTGTTTCTGGCCGTAGCGGGGGCTTCGCTTTTCAACCAGCTGCTCAAAACGTACTTTCACCGGCCCCGCCCGGCCACGGCGCTGCTACCGCAGCCGGGCCTGAGCTTCCCGAGCGGCCATGCCATGATTGGCATGGCACTTTATGGCTGCCTGGCGTGGCTGCTTTGGCGGCACGGCCGCCATCCGGCCTGGGCCGGGCTGCTCGTGCTTTGGGCCGTGCTCATCGGTTTTACCCGCATCTACCTGCAGGTGCACTACGCCACCGATGTGCTGGCCGGGTTTGCCGCCGGCCTGCTCTGGCTGATTCTGCTGCGCACCGCGCTACGGCTGTACTGGCGCGAAGAGCAGCAGGTGCTCAAGTAA
- a CDS encoding MBL fold metallo-hydrolase, whose product MASAPRYVSNPQLPIIKPNYPGNKMIGRQYCNGEELYEPTFGTLLKWQLSENPQKKEKKADLWTPDVVDCTEFLRGQDDGLVWLGHASFVLRVAGRTLLFDPLLFSSLGLRRRHALPCRPEDLTSIDFLLLSHGHRDHLDEKSMQLLARQNPQAQVLTSLSMTPLLRRLAPGLPVQEAGWWQQYELGPEAPFELFYLPASHWHRRGLADLNQVLWGSFLLRLPDGRTIYFAGDTSMAGHFEEIEKQFGPLDVVLMPIGAYKPAYMMQMSHVNPHEAAKAANLLRAGHVVPMHYGTFDLSDEPASEPLRELQQVAAGGMLRGELHAPAVGEVLHWQDWE is encoded by the coding sequence ATGGCCTCCGCCCCGCGCTACGTCAGCAACCCGCAGCTGCCCATCATCAAACCCAACTATCCCGGCAACAAGATGATTGGCCGGCAATACTGCAACGGCGAGGAGCTGTATGAGCCCACATTTGGTACGTTGCTGAAGTGGCAGCTGAGCGAGAATCCGCAGAAAAAAGAAAAGAAAGCCGACCTCTGGACACCGGACGTGGTTGACTGCACCGAATTCCTGCGGGGCCAGGACGATGGCCTCGTGTGGCTGGGGCACGCCAGCTTCGTGCTGCGGGTGGCCGGCCGCACGCTGCTTTTTGATCCGCTGCTGTTCTCGTCGCTGGGGCTGCGCCGCCGCCACGCCCTGCCCTGCCGACCCGAAGATCTTACCAGTATTGATTTCCTGCTGCTCAGCCACGGCCACCGCGACCATCTCGACGAGAAATCCATGCAGCTGCTGGCCCGCCAGAATCCGCAGGCGCAGGTGCTGACTTCGCTGAGCATGACGCCGCTGCTGCGCCGTTTGGCCCCGGGCCTGCCGGTGCAGGAAGCCGGCTGGTGGCAGCAGTACGAGCTGGGCCCTGAAGCGCCGTTCGAGCTGTTCTACCTGCCCGCCTCACACTGGCACCGCCGCGGGCTCGCCGACCTGAACCAGGTGCTGTGGGGCAGCTTCCTGCTGCGCCTGCCCGACGGCCGCACGATTTATTTCGCCGGCGATACTTCGATGGCCGGCCACTTCGAGGAAATCGAGAAGCAATTCGGGCCGCTGGATGTCGTGCTGATGCCCATCGGGGCCTACAAGCCGGCCTACATGATGCAGATGAGCCACGTCAATCCGCACGAAGCGGCCAAGGCGGCCAACCTGCTGCGCGCCGGCCACGTGGTGCCCATGCACTACGGCACCTTCGATTTGAGCGACGAGCCGGCCTCCGAGCCGCTGCGCGAGCTGCAGCAGGTGGCGGCCGGCGGCATGCTCCGCGGCGAGCTGCACGCCCCGGCCGTGGGCGAGGTGCTGCACTGGCAGGACTGGGAGTAG
- a CDS encoding phosphatase PAP2 family protein, translated as MTNHLRRLLAGSILFLTEFAVTVLLGILGVVGFLALGREVFDQDAATFDAAAFRWARHLLGPRQQWVEAVTFFASRNFITVAGLLLINWLLLLRRHRWYSLLVPVVALGSITLNLVLKQFYNRPRPLLPLVSASGLSFPSGHAMISASFYGLLVYLVQTHVRPRWLRWLLTVLLVSLILLIGLTRVYLRVHYATDVLAGFTAGLVWLVVAIPVLKQIENRVKSQFRNQPQLAEKQPE; from the coding sequence ATGACCAATCATCTGCGCCGGCTGCTGGCCGGCAGTATACTGTTTCTGACCGAGTTTGCCGTGACGGTGCTGCTGGGCATTCTGGGGGTAGTGGGGTTTCTGGCGCTGGGCCGGGAGGTGTTCGACCAGGATGCGGCCACCTTCGACGCGGCGGCGTTCCGGTGGGCGCGGCACCTGCTCGGGCCCCGGCAGCAGTGGGTGGAAGCCGTTACGTTCTTTGCCTCGCGCAACTTCATTACCGTGGCCGGGCTGCTGCTCATCAACTGGCTGCTGCTGCTGCGCCGGCACCGCTGGTACTCGCTGCTGGTGCCGGTGGTGGCGCTGGGCAGCATCACCCTCAACTTGGTGCTGAAGCAGTTCTACAACCGGCCCCGGCCGCTGCTGCCGCTGGTGTCGGCCTCGGGCCTGAGCTTCCCGAGCGGGCACGCCATGATTTCGGCCTCGTTTTATGGGCTGCTGGTGTATCTGGTGCAAACGCACGTGCGGCCCCGCTGGCTGCGCTGGCTGCTCACGGTTCTGCTGGTCAGCCTCATCCTGCTCATTGGCCTAACCCGCGTGTACCTGCGCGTGCACTATGCCACCGATGTGCTGGCCGGCTTCACGGCCGGGCTCGTGTGGCTGGTGGTGGCCATTCCGGTGCTGAAGCAGATTGAAAACCGGGTGAAAAGCCAGTTCAGGAATCAGCCGCAATTAGCTGAAAAACAGCCTGAATAG
- a CDS encoding Bax inhibitor-1/YccA family protein, translating to MEDFTSENYQEPQPQLTLSPEEASRVTSRFMTQVYGWMAGALAVSGAVAMLVAGSATLQELVFGNRFVFLGLIIAEIALVGFLSRKAFDWSAGTTTAAFMGYSALNGLTLGIIFMVYTMESISSTFFITAGTFGLMSLYGYFTRTDLSRWGNLLFMGLIGLVLASVVNIFLNSELLYWISSFVGVLLFTALTAYDTQKVKMLAFLGYEDEATDRKAAVLGALTLYLDFVNLFLFLLRLFGRRR from the coding sequence ATGGAAGATTTTACTTCTGAAAACTATCAGGAGCCGCAACCGCAACTCACCCTCTCGCCCGAGGAAGCCTCCCGGGTGACGTCGCGCTTTATGACGCAGGTGTACGGCTGGATGGCCGGCGCGCTGGCCGTCAGCGGGGCCGTGGCCATGCTGGTGGCCGGCTCGGCCACGCTGCAGGAGCTGGTGTTCGGCAACCGGTTTGTGTTTCTGGGCCTGATCATCGCCGAGATTGCGCTGGTCGGTTTCCTCTCGCGCAAGGCCTTCGACTGGTCGGCGGGCACTACCACGGCGGCGTTTATGGGCTATTCGGCGCTCAATGGCCTCACGCTGGGCATCATCTTCATGGTCTACACCATGGAATCTATCAGCTCCACGTTCTTCATCACGGCCGGCACGTTTGGCCTGATGAGCCTCTACGGCTACTTCACCCGCACCGACCTCTCGCGCTGGGGCAACCTGCTGTTTATGGGCCTGATTGGGCTGGTGCTGGCCTCGGTGGTGAATATCTTCCTGAACAGCGAGCTGCTGTACTGGATTTCCAGCTTCGTGGGCGTGCTGCTGTTCACGGCACTCACCGCCTACGACACCCAGAAAGTGAAGATGCTGGCCTTCCTCGGCTACGAAGACGAGGCCACCGACCGCAAAGCCGCCGTGCTGGGCGCCCTCACCCTCTACCTCGACTTCGTGAACCTGTTCCTGTTTCTGCTGCGCCTGTTTGGCCGCCGCCGGTAA
- a CDS encoding energy transducer TonB: protein MKHLFLFLLTVVATHAAQAQQPTAPKAPVELKAGRMQAQARPAANRPDVAPQYPGGAQAMGAFFQQQIQYPEASRVKGITGNVEVTATVGADGRLTNPVVAKSLAPDCDAEALRVLALMPAWKPATRKGEPVPVQVRLPVPFGNSQILKVEQGKPKFD from the coding sequence ATGAAACACCTCTTCCTCTTTCTGCTGACGGTAGTGGCCACCCACGCTGCGCAGGCCCAGCAGCCGACCGCGCCCAAAGCGCCGGTTGAGCTGAAAGCCGGCCGTATGCAGGCGCAGGCCCGCCCGGCCGCCAACCGGCCCGACGTGGCGCCCCAGTATCCGGGCGGTGCGCAGGCCATGGGCGCTTTTTTTCAGCAGCAGATCCAGTATCCGGAGGCGTCGCGCGTCAAGGGTATTACCGGCAACGTGGAAGTCACAGCTACCGTCGGGGCCGATGGCCGCCTGACCAACCCGGTGGTGGCCAAATCCTTGGCCCCCGACTGCGACGCGGAGGCGCTGCGGGTGCTGGCCCTCATGCCCGCCTGGAAGCCAGCCACCCGCAAGGGCGAGCCGGTGCCCGTGCAGGTGCGCCTGCCGGTGCCGTTCGGCAACTCCCAGATCCTGAAGGTGGAACAAGGAAAACCCAAATTTGACTAA
- a CDS encoding MFS transporter, whose protein sequence is MPAPKDRRLPHIYLIILIDVIVGAAIGPVMPEFVRGLPQPQLWLSMGTGLFLGVQLFSAPVLGRLSDGYGRRPIFIFSAVGTLLANTLLLPVRAGLFFVNRASDGLTNGMYATVRSALTDISPPEKLFKNLGIEGAIISLGFVLGPMASGILLTLLQVAPGQEAAYVVRLAVVLAALNVVLSVLLRETHTRRNGVRGAELRTELALALNPLTLWARLREKEATTPGIRRIVLTQVALTLSTGYYFYFVPFISQGPMHLDARGISYFFMFFGALSIALNYGFYTYLADRINQRKAIVWLAALGVPVLAAYGLVGTSVVALYVLVVIDCFTLSLIQGLLEGLLAQRTTDADRGEIFGLNQAFQGLASFATTLVFGALSVLDLRLPWAWFALCLAAVAVLAGWNRATPPATATPADTSAAPSR, encoded by the coding sequence ATGCCCGCCCCCAAGGACCGCCGCCTGCCCCACATTTACCTCATTATCCTGATCGACGTGATTGTGGGGGCGGCCATCGGGCCGGTGATGCCGGAGTTTGTGCGGGGCCTGCCGCAGCCGCAGCTGTGGCTGTCGATGGGCACGGGCCTGTTTCTGGGGGTGCAGCTGTTTTCGGCGCCGGTGCTGGGCCGGCTTTCTGATGGCTACGGGCGGCGGCCCATCTTCATCTTTTCGGCGGTGGGCACGCTGCTGGCCAATACGCTGCTGCTGCCGGTGCGGGCGGGCCTGTTTTTCGTGAACCGCGCCTCCGACGGCCTCACCAACGGCATGTACGCCACCGTCCGCTCGGCCCTCACCGATATTTCGCCGCCCGAGAAGCTGTTCAAGAACCTGGGCATCGAGGGCGCCATCATCTCCCTGGGCTTCGTGCTGGGCCCGATGGCGTCGGGAATATTACTGACGCTGCTGCAGGTGGCGCCGGGCCAGGAAGCCGCCTACGTGGTGCGGCTGGCCGTGGTGCTGGCCGCCCTGAACGTGGTGCTGAGCGTGCTGCTGCGCGAAACCCACACCCGCCGCAACGGCGTGCGCGGGGCCGAACTGCGCACCGAGCTGGCGCTGGCCCTCAACCCGCTCACGCTCTGGGCCCGGCTGCGCGAGAAGGAAGCCACCACGCCCGGCATCCGGCGCATTGTGCTCACGCAGGTGGCCCTCACGCTCAGCACGGGCTATTATTTCTACTTCGTGCCCTTCATCAGTCAGGGCCCGATGCACCTGGACGCGCGCGGCATCTCCTACTTCTTTATGTTCTTCGGGGCCCTGAGCATTGCCCTCAACTACGGCTTCTACACCTACCTCGCCGACCGCATCAACCAGCGCAAAGCCATTGTGTGGCTGGCGGCGCTGGGCGTGCCGGTGCTGGCCGCCTACGGGCTGGTGGGCACGTCGGTGGTGGCGCTCTACGTGCTGGTCGTCATCGACTGCTTCACGCTCTCGTTGATTCAGGGCTTGCTGGAGGGCCTGCTGGCCCAGCGCACCACCGACGCCGACCGGGGCGAGATTTTCGGGCTGAATCAGGCCTTTCAGGGGCTGGCCAGCTTTGCTACCACGCTGGTGTTCGGGGCGCTGTCGGTGCTGGACTTGCGGCTGCCGTGGGCCTGGTTTGCGCTGTGTTTGGCGGCCGTGGCGGTGCTGGCCGGCTGGAACCGCGCCACGCCACCCGCCACGGCTACTCCTGCAGATACCAGCGCAGCGCCGTCCAGATAA